One genomic segment of Drosophila melanogaster chromosome 3R includes these proteins:
- the RhoGAP100F gene encoding Rho GTPase activating protein at 100F, isoform B, producing MQWKKKFTRLKAATGNSRVRRMLCCGRRKENGRSVPDVTASPGRAPPGPLPANQMPAMGNQQHHGNQQHHGNQQQHHGNQHSNHRGQSGSLSNAAGVKDPVMLQGDFRKVSGISSEIFRQIEAVENDHDPNTAAALEAVERRGEMIVRVLEPRCMGSKQAVDAAHKLMNKADARHTVQLVEIVKRPGQTLGLYIREGNGADRTDGVFISRIALESAVYNSGCLRVGDEILAVNLVDVTHMSLDDVVIIMSIPRRLVLAIRQRRGNRGTGSPGPPTLSRPEQKPPPVVVIKRDLRDEDLDETDRMPRPRSSRDRRTGDGREMTESRSRLGLGLNNYSPQSEQLDMYYNTRGGGGGAMGEPPNWGYKPPPPPSSVITEQPTKAHAFAPSHAYYQNAGTLESLAEKVHAFYPGQPGGPPVGPSRRMSTGTGNVGLAQQHARFPRSGSDQHLPRVEYSDYSNSLGRHSLLRSSLKPGTTGGAPMQVGVGGTLGRYGRYDQQRAGVSKYGPPSGGAQSLTRRSRPNLDYSSDTEATIGPRPSYYYYNRPAIGSMSRGSGGAGGGVGAASTAALLAGAADLNKFNSLPRERPGTRLQGIRSRMGDRLVDENDGNTSAPEFDVRRGRDLRQRITASPSIFTADEYRAWLRRAPSSSAIAEQMRMTRDMFAQPRAQRFSCSAENIHDALRNTESIYSSRNHILGTGTLDRNMGLTRPISALPVRSMSSQHIGGAGSIRSPSIRRMRQLLELSAGPASPSGSILSTGGHQSPAPTPSATLPRPHRQIDINPAEFAKYKLDKPIVDIGGISGMLWIHLLAGRGLRTAPEGAAGTATQGQTRDLYCVIECDRVHKARTVVRSGDLQFDWDESFELDLVGNKQLDVLVYSWDPQHRHKLCYRGAISLSSILRQSPLHQLALKVEPRGTIYIRMRHTDPLALYKRRGLPSLRAGYPTLFGADLETVVNRESKNAPGSAPVPIVLRRCVEEVERRGLDIIGLYRLCGSATKKRLLREAFERNSRAVELTPEHVPDINVITGVLKDYLRELPEPLFTRCLFQMTVDALAVCLPDDPEGNAKLMLSILDCLPRANRATLVFLLDHLSLVVSNSERNKMSAQALATVMGPPLMLHSASAQPGADIDHAQPIAVLKYLLQIWPQPQAQHQQMAQHMGGAAGAMMGGLVTAGSMSNMAGVASGNVLPASD from the exons AAATGGAAGATCAGTTCCTGATGTCACCGCAAGCCCGGGACGGGCCCCGCCCGGACCACTGCCCGCCAACCAGATGCCTGCGATGGGCAACCAGCAACACCATGGAAACCAGCAACATCATGgaaaccagcagcaacatcatggCAATCAGCACAGCAACCATCGAGGTCAGAGCGGAAGTTTGTCAAACGCCGCCGGGGTCAAGGACCCGGTGATGCTACAGGGCGATTTTCGGAAAGTCAGCGGAATCAGCTCAGAGATCTTTCGGCAGATAGAAGCCGTCGAGAATGACCACGACCCAAACACGGCGGCGGCTTTGGAGGCGGTGGAGAGACGCGGTGAGATGATCGTGCGCGTCCTGGAGCCGCGTTGCATGGGCAGCAAACAGGCGGTGGACGCTGCCCACAAGCTGATGAACAAGGCGGACGCACGGCACACCGTGCAGCTGGTAGAAATAGTCAAGCGGCCGGGCCAGACGCTGGGCTTGTACATCCGCGAGGGAAATGGGGCCGATCGAACTGATGGCGTCTTTATTTCGCGGATTGCACTGGAGTCGGCTGTCTACAACAGCGGCTGCTTGCGG GTGGGCGACGAAATCCTTGCGGTAAATCTGGTGGACGTGACACACATGTCCTTAGACGATGTCGTCATTATTATGTCAATTCCGCGCCGCTTGGTGCTGGCTATACGTCAGCGGCGGGGCAATAGAGGCACAGGATCTCCTGGACCGCCAACGCTCTCTAGGCCAGAACAGAAGCCCCCACCGGTTGTTGTCATCAAGCGAGATTTGCGAGACGAGGATCTGGACGAGACGGACCGGATGCCGAGGCCGCGCTCATCACGTGACAGACGTACAG GAGATGGTCGCGAAATGACGGAATCTCGTTCTAGGCTAGGTCTGGGTCTTAATAATTACAGCCCGCAGTCCGAGCAGTTGGATATGTACTACAATACCCGCGGCGGAGGTGGAGGAGCCATGGGTGAGCCTCCAAACTGGGGCTATaaaccaccaccgccaccgtCTTCGGTCATTACGGAGCAACCCACGAAAGCACATGCTTTTGCGCCGTCGCATGCTTACTACCAAAATGCCGGCACTCTTGAAAGCTTGGCGGAGAAGGTACATGCATTCTATCCTGGACAGCCTGGTGGTCCGCCAGTGGGTCCCTCGAGAAGAATGTCAACGGGAACTGGAAACGTTGGCCTCGCTCAGCAACATGCCAGATTTCCGCGATCTGGCTCAGATCAGCATTTACCTCGCGTAGAATATTCGGACTATTCCAATTCACTGGGGCGGCATTCCCTTCTGCGATCAAGTTTAAAACCTGGAACGACCGGTGGAGCTCCAATGCAGGTAGGAGTGGGAGGCACTCTTGGCCGATACGGCCGCTATGATCAACAGAGAGCCGGTGTATCCAAGTACGGCCCTCCATCTGGTGGAGCTCAATCGCTGACCCGTCGTTCCAGACCAAATTTGGACTATTCCAGCGATACGGAAGCCACAATTGGGCCCAGGCCAAGTTACTACTACTATAACAGACCTGCCATCGGCAGTATGTCGAGGGGATCAGGTGGAGCAGGCGGAGGAGTTGGCGCAGCTTCAACGGCTGCCTTGCTGGCTGGAGCTGCTGATCTTAACAAATTTAACTCGTTGCCACGAGAGCGCCCCGGGACGAGACTGCAGGGAATTCGTTCCAGAATGGGAGATCGTTTGGTGGACGAAAATGACGGAAATACTTCGGCACCCGAGTTCGATGTACGGAGAGGAAGGGACTTACGTCAGCGAATTACCGCCAGTCCGTCGATATTTACGGCAGATGAATACCGCGCCTGGCTCAGAAGGGCGCCTAGCAGTTCCGCAATTGCGGAACAAATGCGAATGACGCGGGACATGTTTGCCCAGCCACGGGCTCAGCGATTTTCGTGTAGCGCTGAGAACATCCATGATGCACTGAGAaat aCGGAAAGCATCTACTCCAGTAGAAACCATATTCTTGGTACGGGCACTCTCGATCGGAACATGGGTCTTACCCGACCAATTTCAGCACTACCCGTGCGCTCCATGTCCTCACAGCACATTGGAGGAGCGGGTTCCATTCGTTCGCCTAGCATACGGCGCATGCGACAGTTACTGGAGCTTTCCGCTGGTCCCGCCAGTCCGAGCGGCAGTATCTTGAGCACCGGTGGTCATCAGAGTCCGGCACCAACTCCAAGCGCGACCCTACCACGCCCGCACCGCCAAATCGACATCAACCCGGCGGAGTTTGCCAAGTACAAGCTGGATAAGCCCATCGTTGATATTGGGGGGATCTCCGGCATGTTATGGATTCATTTGCTAGCAGGTCGCGGCCTAAGAACCGCTCCAGAGGGAGCAGCAGGAACGGCGACACAGGGCCAAACCAGAGATCTTTACTGCGTAATCGAGTGCGATCGAGTACATAAAGCACGGACTGTGGTACGATCGGGTGACCTGCAGTTCGACTGGGACGAGTCGTTTGAGCTCGACTTGGTGGGCAACAAACAGTTAGATGTACTAGTCTACTCATGGGACCCGCAGCACAGACACAAGCTGTGTTACCGAGGCGCAATCTCGTTATCGTCGATCCTCCGTCAGTCTCCACTTCATCAACTGGCCTTGAAGGTTGAACCAAGAGGTACGATATACATTCGCATGCGGCACACGGATCCACTGGCTCTCTACAAGAGAAGGGGACTTCCGAGCCTGAGAGCAGGTTACCCTACGCTCTTCGGCGCTGATTTGGAAACGGTGGTGAATCGGGAGTCTAAGAATGCTCCCGGAAGTGCACCTGTTCCCATCGTATTAAGGCGCTGTGTGGAGGAGGTGGAACGGCGTGGTCTTGATATAATCGGGTTGTACCGCCTGTGCGGCTCGGCTACCAAGAAGCGATTGCTACGCGAGGCCTTTGAGCGCAATAGCCGTGCAGTGGAATTGACCCCGGAACATGTTCCTGACATCAACGTCATCACCGGCGTCCTCAAGGATTACCTTAGGGAGCTGCCCGAGCCGCTGTTCACGCGCTGTCTTTTCCAGATGACGGTGGATGCCTTAG CTGTCTGCCTGCCAGATGACCCAGAGGGCAATGCGAAACTGATGCTTAGCATACTCGACTGCCTACCGCGGGCGAACAGG GCCACCCTGGTATTCCTTCTTGATCACCTCTCGCTGGTCGTTTCAAACTCGGAGCGGAACAAGATGTCAGCCCAGGCGTTGGCCACCGTGATGGGCCCACCGCTGATGCTGCATTCGGCGAGTGCGCAGCCGGGTGCTGACATCGATCACGCTCAGCCGATCGCGGTGCTTAAGTATCTTCTGCAGATCTGGCCGCAGCCGCAGGCGCAGCATCAGCAGATGGCGCAGCACATGGGCGGCGCTGCGGGGGCAATGATGGGCGGTTTGGTCACCGCCGGGAGCATGAGCAATATGGCCGGTGTTGCTTCAGGTAACGTACTCCCAGCGTCCGATTGA
- the RhoGAP100F gene encoding Rho GTPase activating protein at 100F, isoform J, which produces MQWKKKFTRLKAATGNSRVRRMLCCGRRKENGRSVPDVTASPGRAPPGPLPANQMPAMGNQQHHGNQQHHGNQQQHHGNQHSNHRGQSGSLSNAAGVKDPVMLQGDFRKVSGISSEIFRQIEAVENDHDPNTAAALEAVERRGEMIVRVLEPRCMGSKQAVDAAHKLMNKADARHTVQLVEIVKRPGQTLGLYIREGNGADRTDGVFISRIALESAVYNSGCLRVGDEILAVNLVDVTHMSLDDVVIIMSIPRRLVLAIRQRRGNRGTGSPGPPTLSRPEQKPPPVVVIKRDLRDEDLDETDRMPRPRSSRDRRTGDGREMTESRSRLGLGLNNYSPQSEQLDMYYNTRGGGGGAMGEPPNWGYKPPPPPSSVITEQPTKAHAFAPSHAYYQNAGTLESLAEKVHAFYPGQPGGPPVGPSRRMSTGTGNVGLAQQHARFPRSGSDQHLPRVEYSDYSNSLGRHSLLRSSLKPGTTGGAPMQVGVGGTLGRYGRYDQQRAGVSKYGPPSGGAQSLTRRSRPNLDYSSDTEATIGPRPSYYYYNRPAIGSMSRGSGGAGGGVGAASTAALLAGAADLNKFNSLPRERPGTRLQGIRSRMGDRLVDENDGNTSAPEFDVRRGRDLRQRITASPSIFTADEYRAWLRRAPSSSAIAEQMRMTRDMFAQPRAQRFSCSAENIHDALRNTESIYSSRNHILGTGTLDRNMGLTRPISALPVRSMSSQHIGGAGSIRSPSIRRMRQLLELSAGPASPSGSILSTGGHQSPAPTPSATLPRPHRQIDINPAEFAKYKLDKPIVDIGGISGMLWIHLLAGRGLRTAPEGAAGTATQGQTRDLYCVIECDRVHKARTVVRSGDLQFDWDESFELDLVGNKQLDVLVYSWDPQHRHKLCYRGAISLSSILRQSPLHQLALKVEPRGTIYIRMRHTDPLALYKRRGLPSLRAGYPTLFGADLETVVNRESKNAPGSAPVPIVLRRCVEEVERRGLDIIGLYRLCGSATKKRLLREAFERNSRAVELTPEHVPDINVITGVLKDYLRELPEPLFTRCLFQMTVDALAVCLPDDPEGNAKLMLSILDCLPRANRATLVFLLDHLSLVVSNSERNKMSAQALATVMGPPLMLHSASAQPGADIDHAQPIAVLKYLLQIWPQPQAQHQQMAQHMGGAAGAMMGGLVTAGSMSNMAGVASDRSARRVNRAAWKQSQCVASGQTATSTAAAGAAHGGGQSSALVHFGNQHTLPRPSSALSHSQQSSVSISSGSVSSIASSLATSGATALSIGGLSGLSNSRPIATATSRHTLPRQ; this is translated from the exons AAATGGAAGATCAGTTCCTGATGTCACCGCAAGCCCGGGACGGGCCCCGCCCGGACCACTGCCCGCCAACCAGATGCCTGCGATGGGCAACCAGCAACACCATGGAAACCAGCAACATCATGgaaaccagcagcaacatcatggCAATCAGCACAGCAACCATCGAGGTCAGAGCGGAAGTTTGTCAAACGCCGCCGGGGTCAAGGACCCGGTGATGCTACAGGGCGATTTTCGGAAAGTCAGCGGAATCAGCTCAGAGATCTTTCGGCAGATAGAAGCCGTCGAGAATGACCACGACCCAAACACGGCGGCGGCTTTGGAGGCGGTGGAGAGACGCGGTGAGATGATCGTGCGCGTCCTGGAGCCGCGTTGCATGGGCAGCAAACAGGCGGTGGACGCTGCCCACAAGCTGATGAACAAGGCGGACGCACGGCACACCGTGCAGCTGGTAGAAATAGTCAAGCGGCCGGGCCAGACGCTGGGCTTGTACATCCGCGAGGGAAATGGGGCCGATCGAACTGATGGCGTCTTTATTTCGCGGATTGCACTGGAGTCGGCTGTCTACAACAGCGGCTGCTTGCGG GTGGGCGACGAAATCCTTGCGGTAAATCTGGTGGACGTGACACACATGTCCTTAGACGATGTCGTCATTATTATGTCAATTCCGCGCCGCTTGGTGCTGGCTATACGTCAGCGGCGGGGCAATAGAGGCACAGGATCTCCTGGACCGCCAACGCTCTCTAGGCCAGAACAGAAGCCCCCACCGGTTGTTGTCATCAAGCGAGATTTGCGAGACGAGGATCTGGACGAGACGGACCGGATGCCGAGGCCGCGCTCATCACGTGACAGACGTACAG GAGATGGTCGCGAAATGACGGAATCTCGTTCTAGGCTAGGTCTGGGTCTTAATAATTACAGCCCGCAGTCCGAGCAGTTGGATATGTACTACAATACCCGCGGCGGAGGTGGAGGAGCCATGGGTGAGCCTCCAAACTGGGGCTATaaaccaccaccgccaccgtCTTCGGTCATTACGGAGCAACCCACGAAAGCACATGCTTTTGCGCCGTCGCATGCTTACTACCAAAATGCCGGCACTCTTGAAAGCTTGGCGGAGAAGGTACATGCATTCTATCCTGGACAGCCTGGTGGTCCGCCAGTGGGTCCCTCGAGAAGAATGTCAACGGGAACTGGAAACGTTGGCCTCGCTCAGCAACATGCCAGATTTCCGCGATCTGGCTCAGATCAGCATTTACCTCGCGTAGAATATTCGGACTATTCCAATTCACTGGGGCGGCATTCCCTTCTGCGATCAAGTTTAAAACCTGGAACGACCGGTGGAGCTCCAATGCAGGTAGGAGTGGGAGGCACTCTTGGCCGATACGGCCGCTATGATCAACAGAGAGCCGGTGTATCCAAGTACGGCCCTCCATCTGGTGGAGCTCAATCGCTGACCCGTCGTTCCAGACCAAATTTGGACTATTCCAGCGATACGGAAGCCACAATTGGGCCCAGGCCAAGTTACTACTACTATAACAGACCTGCCATCGGCAGTATGTCGAGGGGATCAGGTGGAGCAGGCGGAGGAGTTGGCGCAGCTTCAACGGCTGCCTTGCTGGCTGGAGCTGCTGATCTTAACAAATTTAACTCGTTGCCACGAGAGCGCCCCGGGACGAGACTGCAGGGAATTCGTTCCAGAATGGGAGATCGTTTGGTGGACGAAAATGACGGAAATACTTCGGCACCCGAGTTCGATGTACGGAGAGGAAGGGACTTACGTCAGCGAATTACCGCCAGTCCGTCGATATTTACGGCAGATGAATACCGCGCCTGGCTCAGAAGGGCGCCTAGCAGTTCCGCAATTGCGGAACAAATGCGAATGACGCGGGACATGTTTGCCCAGCCACGGGCTCAGCGATTTTCGTGTAGCGCTGAGAACATCCATGATGCACTGAGAaat aCGGAAAGCATCTACTCCAGTAGAAACCATATTCTTGGTACGGGCACTCTCGATCGGAACATGGGTCTTACCCGACCAATTTCAGCACTACCCGTGCGCTCCATGTCCTCACAGCACATTGGAGGAGCGGGTTCCATTCGTTCGCCTAGCATACGGCGCATGCGACAGTTACTGGAGCTTTCCGCTGGTCCCGCCAGTCCGAGCGGCAGTATCTTGAGCACCGGTGGTCATCAGAGTCCGGCACCAACTCCAAGCGCGACCCTACCACGCCCGCACCGCCAAATCGACATCAACCCGGCGGAGTTTGCCAAGTACAAGCTGGATAAGCCCATCGTTGATATTGGGGGGATCTCCGGCATGTTATGGATTCATTTGCTAGCAGGTCGCGGCCTAAGAACCGCTCCAGAGGGAGCAGCAGGAACGGCGACACAGGGCCAAACCAGAGATCTTTACTGCGTAATCGAGTGCGATCGAGTACATAAAGCACGGACTGTGGTACGATCGGGTGACCTGCAGTTCGACTGGGACGAGTCGTTTGAGCTCGACTTGGTGGGCAACAAACAGTTAGATGTACTAGTCTACTCATGGGACCCGCAGCACAGACACAAGCTGTGTTACCGAGGCGCAATCTCGTTATCGTCGATCCTCCGTCAGTCTCCACTTCATCAACTGGCCTTGAAGGTTGAACCAAGAGGTACGATATACATTCGCATGCGGCACACGGATCCACTGGCTCTCTACAAGAGAAGGGGACTTCCGAGCCTGAGAGCAGGTTACCCTACGCTCTTCGGCGCTGATTTGGAAACGGTGGTGAATCGGGAGTCTAAGAATGCTCCCGGAAGTGCACCTGTTCCCATCGTATTAAGGCGCTGTGTGGAGGAGGTGGAACGGCGTGGTCTTGATATAATCGGGTTGTACCGCCTGTGCGGCTCGGCTACCAAGAAGCGATTGCTACGCGAGGCCTTTGAGCGCAATAGCCGTGCAGTGGAATTGACCCCGGAACATGTTCCTGACATCAACGTCATCACCGGCGTCCTCAAGGATTACCTTAGGGAGCTGCCCGAGCCGCTGTTCACGCGCTGTCTTTTCCAGATGACGGTGGATGCCTTAG CTGTCTGCCTGCCAGATGACCCAGAGGGCAATGCGAAACTGATGCTTAGCATACTCGACTGCCTACCGCGGGCGAACAGG GCCACCCTGGTATTCCTTCTTGATCACCTCTCGCTGGTCGTTTCAAACTCGGAGCGGAACAAGATGTCAGCCCAGGCGTTGGCCACCGTGATGGGCCCACCGCTGATGCTGCATTCGGCGAGTGCGCAGCCGGGTGCTGACATCGATCACGCTCAGCCGATCGCGGTGCTTAAGTATCTTCTGCAGATCTGGCCGCAGCCGCAGGCGCAGCATCAGCAGATGGCGCAGCACATGGGCGGCGCTGCGGGGGCAATGATGGGCGGTTTGGTCACCGCCGGGAGCATGAGCAATATGGCCGGTGTTGCTTCAG ACAGGTCGGCGCGGCGAGTCAACAGGGCAGCGTGGAAGCAAAGTCAGTGCGTTGCCAGCGGACAGACAGCAACTTCtactgcagcagcaggcgcagctCATGGCGGCGGGCAATCTTCTGCGCTCGTCCACTTCGGTAACCAACATACTCTCCCAAGGCCATCCTCAGCTCTCAGCCACAGCCAACAATCATCTGTATCAATCAGTAGTGGGTCAGTTAGCTCAATCGCATCGAGCCTTGCAACAAGCGGTGCAACAG CCCTATCAATTGGGGGGCTCAGTGGGCTCAGCAATTCCCGACCCATcgccactgccacttccagGCACACCCTCCCCCGGCAGTAG
- the RhoGAP100F gene encoding Rho GTPase activating protein at 100F, isoform E — protein sequence MCDSATTGCFLTRSSHRKENGRSVPDVTASPGRAPPGPLPANQMPAMGNQQHHGNQQHHGNQQQHHGNQHSNHRGQSGSLSNAAGVKDPVMLQGDFRKVSGISSEIFRQIEAVENDHDPNTAAALEAVERRGEMIVRVLEPRCMGSKQAVDAAHKLMNKADARHTVQLVEIVKRPGQTLGLYIREGNGADRTDGVFISRIALESAVYNSGCLRVGDEILAVNLVDVTHMSLDDVVIIMSIPRRLVLAIRQRRGNRGTGSPGPPTLSRPEQKPPPVVVIKRDLRDEDLDETDRMPRPRSSRDRRTGDGREMTESRSRLGLGLNNYSPQSEQLDMYYNTRGGGGGAMGEPPNWGYKPPPPPSSVITEQPTKAHAFAPSHAYYQNAGTLESLAEKVHAFYPGQPGGPPVGPSRRMSTGTGNVGLAQQHARFPRSGSDQHLPRVEYSDYSNSLGRHSLLRSSLKPGTTGGAPMQVGVGGTLGRYGRYDQQRAGVSKYGPPSGGAQSLTRRSRPNLDYSSDTEATIGPRPSYYYYNRPAIGSMSRGSGGAGGGVGAASTAALLAGAADLNKFNSLPRERPGTRLQGIRSRMGDRLVDENDGNTSAPEFDVRRGRDLRQRITASPSIFTADEYRAWLRRAPSSSAIAEQMRMTRDMFAQPRAQRFSCSAENIHDALRNTESIYSSRNHILGTGTLDRNMGLTRPISALPVRSMSSQHIGGAGSIRSPSIRRMRQLLELSAGPASPSGSILSTGGHQSPAPTPSATLPRPHRQIDINPAEFAKYKLDKPIVDIGGISGMLWIHLLAGRGLRTAPEGAAGTATQGQTRDLYCVIECDRVHKARTVVRSGDLQFDWDESFELDLVGNKQLDVLVYSWDPQHRHKLCYRGAISLSSILRQSPLHQLALKVEPRGTIYIRMRHTDPLALYKRRGLPSLRAGYPTLFGADLETVVNRESKNAPGSAPVPIVLRRCVEEVERRGLDIIGLYRLCGSATKKRLLREAFERNSRAVELTPEHVPDINVITGVLKDYLRELPEPLFTRCLFQMTVDALAVCLPDDPEGNAKLMLSILDCLPRANRATLVFLLDHLSLVVSNSERNKMSAQALATVMGPPLMLHSASAQPGADIDHAQPIAVLKYLLQIWPQPQAQHQQMAQHMGGAAGAMMGGLVTAGSMSNMAGVASALSIGGLSGLSNSRPIATATSRHTLPRQ from the exons AAATGGAAGATCAGTTCCTGATGTCACCGCAAGCCCGGGACGGGCCCCGCCCGGACCACTGCCCGCCAACCAGATGCCTGCGATGGGCAACCAGCAACACCATGGAAACCAGCAACATCATGgaaaccagcagcaacatcatggCAATCAGCACAGCAACCATCGAGGTCAGAGCGGAAGTTTGTCAAACGCCGCCGGGGTCAAGGACCCGGTGATGCTACAGGGCGATTTTCGGAAAGTCAGCGGAATCAGCTCAGAGATCTTTCGGCAGATAGAAGCCGTCGAGAATGACCACGACCCAAACACGGCGGCGGCTTTGGAGGCGGTGGAGAGACGCGGTGAGATGATCGTGCGCGTCCTGGAGCCGCGTTGCATGGGCAGCAAACAGGCGGTGGACGCTGCCCACAAGCTGATGAACAAGGCGGACGCACGGCACACCGTGCAGCTGGTAGAAATAGTCAAGCGGCCGGGCCAGACGCTGGGCTTGTACATCCGCGAGGGAAATGGGGCCGATCGAACTGATGGCGTCTTTATTTCGCGGATTGCACTGGAGTCGGCTGTCTACAACAGCGGCTGCTTGCGG GTGGGCGACGAAATCCTTGCGGTAAATCTGGTGGACGTGACACACATGTCCTTAGACGATGTCGTCATTATTATGTCAATTCCGCGCCGCTTGGTGCTGGCTATACGTCAGCGGCGGGGCAATAGAGGCACAGGATCTCCTGGACCGCCAACGCTCTCTAGGCCAGAACAGAAGCCCCCACCGGTTGTTGTCATCAAGCGAGATTTGCGAGACGAGGATCTGGACGAGACGGACCGGATGCCGAGGCCGCGCTCATCACGTGACAGACGTACAG GAGATGGTCGCGAAATGACGGAATCTCGTTCTAGGCTAGGTCTGGGTCTTAATAATTACAGCCCGCAGTCCGAGCAGTTGGATATGTACTACAATACCCGCGGCGGAGGTGGAGGAGCCATGGGTGAGCCTCCAAACTGGGGCTATaaaccaccaccgccaccgtCTTCGGTCATTACGGAGCAACCCACGAAAGCACATGCTTTTGCGCCGTCGCATGCTTACTACCAAAATGCCGGCACTCTTGAAAGCTTGGCGGAGAAGGTACATGCATTCTATCCTGGACAGCCTGGTGGTCCGCCAGTGGGTCCCTCGAGAAGAATGTCAACGGGAACTGGAAACGTTGGCCTCGCTCAGCAACATGCCAGATTTCCGCGATCTGGCTCAGATCAGCATTTACCTCGCGTAGAATATTCGGACTATTCCAATTCACTGGGGCGGCATTCCCTTCTGCGATCAAGTTTAAAACCTGGAACGACCGGTGGAGCTCCAATGCAGGTAGGAGTGGGAGGCACTCTTGGCCGATACGGCCGCTATGATCAACAGAGAGCCGGTGTATCCAAGTACGGCCCTCCATCTGGTGGAGCTCAATCGCTGACCCGTCGTTCCAGACCAAATTTGGACTATTCCAGCGATACGGAAGCCACAATTGGGCCCAGGCCAAGTTACTACTACTATAACAGACCTGCCATCGGCAGTATGTCGAGGGGATCAGGTGGAGCAGGCGGAGGAGTTGGCGCAGCTTCAACGGCTGCCTTGCTGGCTGGAGCTGCTGATCTTAACAAATTTAACTCGTTGCCACGAGAGCGCCCCGGGACGAGACTGCAGGGAATTCGTTCCAGAATGGGAGATCGTTTGGTGGACGAAAATGACGGAAATACTTCGGCACCCGAGTTCGATGTACGGAGAGGAAGGGACTTACGTCAGCGAATTACCGCCAGTCCGTCGATATTTACGGCAGATGAATACCGCGCCTGGCTCAGAAGGGCGCCTAGCAGTTCCGCAATTGCGGAACAAATGCGAATGACGCGGGACATGTTTGCCCAGCCACGGGCTCAGCGATTTTCGTGTAGCGCTGAGAACATCCATGATGCACTGAGAaat aCGGAAAGCATCTACTCCAGTAGAAACCATATTCTTGGTACGGGCACTCTCGATCGGAACATGGGTCTTACCCGACCAATTTCAGCACTACCCGTGCGCTCCATGTCCTCACAGCACATTGGAGGAGCGGGTTCCATTCGTTCGCCTAGCATACGGCGCATGCGACAGTTACTGGAGCTTTCCGCTGGTCCCGCCAGTCCGAGCGGCAGTATCTTGAGCACCGGTGGTCATCAGAGTCCGGCACCAACTCCAAGCGCGACCCTACCACGCCCGCACCGCCAAATCGACATCAACCCGGCGGAGTTTGCCAAGTACAAGCTGGATAAGCCCATCGTTGATATTGGGGGGATCTCCGGCATGTTATGGATTCATTTGCTAGCAGGTCGCGGCCTAAGAACCGCTCCAGAGGGAGCAGCAGGAACGGCGACACAGGGCCAAACCAGAGATCTTTACTGCGTAATCGAGTGCGATCGAGTACATAAAGCACGGACTGTGGTACGATCGGGTGACCTGCAGTTCGACTGGGACGAGTCGTTTGAGCTCGACTTGGTGGGCAACAAACAGTTAGATGTACTAGTCTACTCATGGGACCCGCAGCACAGACACAAGCTGTGTTACCGAGGCGCAATCTCGTTATCGTCGATCCTCCGTCAGTCTCCACTTCATCAACTGGCCTTGAAGGTTGAACCAAGAGGTACGATATACATTCGCATGCGGCACACGGATCCACTGGCTCTCTACAAGAGAAGGGGACTTCCGAGCCTGAGAGCAGGTTACCCTACGCTCTTCGGCGCTGATTTGGAAACGGTGGTGAATCGGGAGTCTAAGAATGCTCCCGGAAGTGCACCTGTTCCCATCGTATTAAGGCGCTGTGTGGAGGAGGTGGAACGGCGTGGTCTTGATATAATCGGGTTGTACCGCCTGTGCGGCTCGGCTACCAAGAAGCGATTGCTACGCGAGGCCTTTGAGCGCAATAGCCGTGCAGTGGAATTGACCCCGGAACATGTTCCTGACATCAACGTCATCACCGGCGTCCTCAAGGATTACCTTAGGGAGCTGCCCGAGCCGCTGTTCACGCGCTGTCTTTTCCAGATGACGGTGGATGCCTTAG CTGTCTGCCTGCCAGATGACCCAGAGGGCAATGCGAAACTGATGCTTAGCATACTCGACTGCCTACCGCGGGCGAACAGG GCCACCCTGGTATTCCTTCTTGATCACCTCTCGCTGGTCGTTTCAAACTCGGAGCGGAACAAGATGTCAGCCCAGGCGTTGGCCACCGTGATGGGCCCACCGCTGATGCTGCATTCGGCGAGTGCGCAGCCGGGTGCTGACATCGATCACGCTCAGCCGATCGCGGTGCTTAAGTATCTTCTGCAGATCTGGCCGCAGCCGCAGGCGCAGCATCAGCAGATGGCGCAGCACATGGGCGGCGCTGCGGGGGCAATGATGGGCGGTTTGGTCACCGCCGGGAGCATGAGCAATATGGCCGGTGTTGCTTCAG CCCTATCAATTGGGGGGCTCAGTGGGCTCAGCAATTCCCGACCCATcgccactgccacttccagGCACACCCTCCCCCGGCAGTAG